ttcattttgagaattttttttgtttttttttatacaatgAGGTCCACATTATAGATGAATGATTTTACAATAATGGCCGCCCAGAAGAACTGCcattgatattattattcaatgatgagcTTGAATGTTGCAATGTGGtaattgatgatgctgatgatggcTGTTGTGGCCCAGTGATTGATGcgtttgatgattgatgattagatGATGTTGAGGTTAGACCATTATTGCCCGTTGGATTTGATGGTGTTCCTGGACCACCACCTATCATCACTGATGATGGTACAGATGATGACATCATTGGACTATCATCTATTGgcaatgaagatgatgcaTTTGGATCATATGGTGGTGAATCGGGAGAATGgcgtttctttttctttttgtcctttttcttttttcttcgctgttctttttcatcatcatgacgtttttgttttttatgttttttcatcatcatctcatgTGAATCACGATCACGATTAGAGGATAGAGACGATAGTAGATCGGAATTCATATTCGAATCCGAAAGTAAATGAGctgaatgatgatcgtttGGTCCACCTAATGGTGAATCACCTGGTCCATTTGGACCAGATCTATTCTTATGACTTTTTTTATGCTTATGTTTTTTGCGTTGTACTGTTTGGTTCATGAATCGATATTGATCAGGCACTGGACCAACATGTAAACGAAATGCCGAATccaattgttgtttattcaatGGAACTATCTCGATCGATGTGATTGGTGGACGTTCTATCATTTTTCTTAATGAACTGTCATCTTGAGATGCTGGTATATCGATATTGCCGGGAAGGTTTGGCAGAAATGCACTCAGCTGATCTTTAATTTTACGACcacaaaatttattaaaagaATGTTCGAGATTATGGTATTGTAGTAAATTTGTTGAGCCTGTCAATTCACTTGGAGCTATATTAGTGAAATAATATATTAAAAGTTACTAAACAAATTAAAAGAGAATTCAAATATTACATACGAGGTAATTCTTTCATCAGATAGAATGGTCCACTATGAACGATGGCAGGTGTTTTGCCCAACGATATAGTCGTTTTTAATGTTCCGGTAGAATCCTGTCTAGGTATAACTACCGGTGATCGATTACCACGTGGACTAGTTTTAGGTGAACATTGTTCCGATGGTCGGCGAATGATTTCGGAcatcatttttatgattataataatttttccgaTAAGAATCCGATTTCAAATTACTAAACTTTGGCAACATTCAATACCATTACAAAGTATGCAACATCTACGAACATaagtaaaaaaatatggtagaattttcttttacaaTTCACAATATATTTtgttaaacaaaaattattttaattttggatCATGTAcacgaaaaaataatgacaataataattcaaaataaataaatattgtaTGATCCAGCATTCAATGTTAGCACTTGGTCAATATTAAGTGCTCAATAGGAAAATTTGACGCTGccgacacatacacacaaaatacACATGATCAAAACAATAAGTCGTAGTGGTTCAAGTGTATGTGTGAATATGTGTGTGGTATCGAATACGATATATATCGGATATATAATATGATTGTCAAGCATATATAAAAGAATTCGATTGAAAGTAGTATCGAAAATCATACGATCTTCTAGCAGCATTTAATGGAGGCTAAAAAGTAGaaaagttgaaatttttttttcaatttaaaaaaaatatatactaaagagaaaaagagggAGAGAGGGTgaggaaaaaattattgaaaattcattcaactttGTATTTCCGtttaattattatccatttataaattgtgattttaatgtttgatggatctttttttctttcattgaaattctaTGTTTTGAACACCATCACATAggggcaaattttttttacactttATCTCTtcagcaataataattccaacgtcaaaaattgaaattcgaaAATTGTAATCGTGTGATAGAAAATGATTTAgctgatcaaaaaaatcttcaatgaATCTTGGATTAGTAACCAGCAAATATCATGTGATATACATGTAAATGCGGTATTCTTTGTCGGTCCATTAATTGGAACGATTCCTGGATTGCTCTTGCGCGCTAATTCATTGATGTCCGAtccatttcatatatatatcatctgtgtttgtgtttgtatgtgtattTGTAGTGAACTTCACCGTCATAATATctaaatattctttttttttgtttgtttatacatttttctcttcaacATAATTCTTCTTGAATTCTTAAtctcttcatcattttttatgataTGTCAGTGTCAAACTTCCTATCAATAAATACTAAGgaagaataaatgaatgaatgaattaccGTTTGGTGCCTTGAATTTTTccacaaaaaatgaattctacTGAttgtcaatttcaatcataatcatcataattgaaaattttctttatttagaACATTATCATGGCTATgaaatttataattgatttgaaaaggTAAGcaccgttttttttaaatgtgaCAGGTAATATTTTTAATATCATTTAGCGACTGTTGGTGCttcatatttgtttgttgtttggcaAAATACATGTGcatgatcatcatagttTTCCATTATAGTATTGTCGAGCAAAAGTCTTCAAATATTTTCTGATTAACCTTTATTATCGAtataatattgatcatttgatattcgagatgatcaaaaaaaacgatagtTAGAGAAAAGAagatataataatcacattTTGGAACGATCATTGCAGAACTCCAAATTCAAGTTCAGTTATTCAGTTTCTTTATTTGTGTCTCTGTAAACAGCATATAGAATGGATTCAAGTatgtataaatgaatgaatgaacaaaataaaaaaaaaatttgacattgAATAACATGTACATTCTATCCTTAGAATGTTGTATTTATTATCACTATGATAATCGTCGTATTAATTTAGTTCAACAATAGATTGTTGCCAAAATactataaagaaaaaaaaataccctTTTTTACTTTAcagttattttttcaaattatattttcatatttccTTTTCGTCCTTCCTCTCTGTaccttcttcttcatttataattacagaaagaattttgttttcaattaaaaaaatttattttgtgttATAATGATATACTAGCATGTTTAATCACttgattttgttcatcatcatctatgtATATCGAGAtctttttaatcaattttcgcGTGCGTTAATCTCccctgaatgaatgaatgaataaataaaatgaaatagacACGAGCATGTattatgatattgatgatgatgatgatgatgatgatgttcaagTAAAGAAATTAGTCCATGGATAATTCGGCTGTGAATGtaagattgaatgaatgaatgaacggaTGCTAGTGGTTCATttctttgtcatcatcatcatcatcttcaacgttgtcgatgttgtcgttgcaacttagaatgaatgaatgaaatccaAACactcaattttgtttgtgtttttttctcattatttttattctggaAGGTATGATCAttagaaaacaacaaaaatttaaaaaaaattcaatgacatcacacttttcattattctgtgattttttaaaacaacaaataccaatacaaaacaagtgtattatgtttttttttcgaatcttTGAACCCTGTTCACATTATGATCGTTCCAGCTTTTcctttgaattttaaaattttctttttttcattgatatcTGTCCACAAGTAACGATAATCAATGTATTGATTGTACtttgatcattatcttttaatcatttattttttttctcaacttTTCACTTTGATTTATACCgagaaaatgaagaaaattaataatcacaaaaatattatttatttattttttatattcatattatcatcattagaacTGTCATCGAACTTTAAATAATTCAGACCATCTATTTCAAGAATAAAGCGATTACTAACAAACTTTAATAGAGTTTGTCGAATAACAACGAATTTTCGATTTATTCCCCCAATCCCAATTCAAATCTTTCCAGATTCTTGACAATGTTCCAAGCATTGCCATATTTGGaatcaataatcaaccattatatcatcaaatcgttatcatcaatcatttcaccattatcatcatcatcatcatcatcatcatcgttggtTTCGCGTTTCAATTCACGTACCAGTGAAATTgtcaatatcattattataaaatcCCTTGTGTTGTTAGCTTTCAATAACTGTTTTCAATTGCAAATCCAAAACTTTATTATCCATCATCTGAAGTTAACTCCACGACTAGAATAAATGTCTAATGAATGGGTTTtccttttttcgtttttctctTTAATTTCTCAACTGTtcttattcaatttttttattcaaattttttaatgataaagGTAAGTCGACGTTTATTCAAACGATTATTTATCCCTTAATagtatcattcatttatataaaaaatttttatactCAATATAGacacatcattattaaattacTATTAATAgtcatttataaatttcGAAACACAAACCGGAACGACGAAAACTCAAGCAATTTAATATAATTGTGAatccaattcatttgtttgattatcatgTTTATCTTTATATGATTGAATGTAATGAAGATCAATGTAAATtctaatgaaaaatcaatagaACTCGAGCCATTAgtaatcaaaaacaacaccCATATAACCTTGGCAATaatatttgataataaattcaagatttttttcattattacttGTGTgtcttcgtcatcatcatcatcggtgtTCTTGCATGACGTTCTCAATCGATTGGGAtcaatttgacaattttacCACCAGTTGTCATAATGAAAAGGAAGCAGCAGCATACGAAAGAAATGGAACCATTATTTCCGATGAATTTGGCAACGAAACCGATTATCGTAACTAATGGCGATAATATCGtcatgaacaaaaacaataacaaaattaaacacaataatgataatccatcggagaatgaaacaaaattatctgaacaaaatggaatttttgatGGCCATAAGGTAtgtttgatcgatttttttcttgatagATCAATAGATTATATTTTCGCTTTAATGCATACATTCCGTATGTTTTGTACATATGTTC
This is a stretch of genomic DNA from Dermatophagoides farinae isolate YC_2012a chromosome 2, ASM2471394v1, whole genome shotgun sequence. It encodes these proteins:
- the MED19 gene encoding mediator complex subunit 19 — encoded protein: MMSEIIRRPSEQCSPKTSPRGNRSPVVIPRQDSTGTLKTTISLGKTPAIVHSGPFYLMKELPPPSELTGSTNLLQYHNLEHSFNKFCGRKIKDQLSAFLPNLPGNIDIPASQDDSSLRKMIERPPITSIEIVPLNKQQLDSAFRLHVGPVPDQYRFMNQTVQRKKHKHKKSHKNRSGPNGPGDSPLGGPNDHHSAHLLSDSNMNSDLLSSLSSNRDRDSHEMMMKKHKKQKRHDDEKEQRRKKKKDKKKKKRHSPDSPPYDPNASSSLPIDDSPMMSSSVPSSVMIGGGPGTPSNPTGNNGLTSTSSNHQSSNASITGPQQPSSASSITTLQHSSSSLNNNINGSSSGRPLL